TACTGGAGGAGTTTGGTCTTGTGTGGTCCCtgcttcccctttctctctctctctcactctgactaAGCCTATGAGCTGGCTAGGGCCCTTAGCTTACAGCACACCCTGAGCTTTTAAAAGGCTGGGCTGGAGGTCTGAGGAGgtacactctcctctcctcctgagtGCTGTGTGGGTCGGTGGGACAGCTTTTCCATCCTCCAGGCCAGTGATGCAGGCATCACCACAACGCTGGGCCTTCaggctgctccctctcctcctggccTCTCGCCTGCTTGCCGTTACCGGGAGTATTGTCACAGCTGAAGGTGAGGATTCAGGACCCAGCAGTGGCTTTGTCCCTGCCGGTAATATTACCAGTGGTCTGGGTGGACGGGCGGATGGGGCTCACAGCTAACCTCAGCCGTGGTTAGTCTCACAGCTAACCTCAGCCGTGGTTTGTCTCACAGGTATTTTACCCTGATGACGACAGCTTGCCTGttaaattattgcatctgagctcctagtctGTGAGGCTCTACTTTTCTTTTTACATTGTTAAAGTCATCTCACATGCTTAGGCTTGGTTCGTCTCACAGGTAACCTCAGCTGTGGTTCGTCTCACAGGTAACCTCAGCTGTGGTTCGTAAGTAATTGTGGTCAGGTGTGTGagtggagagaaagaaagtgtgtgtctctgtgtgtgtgtgtgtgtgtgtgtgtgtgtgtgtgtgtgtgtgtgtgtgtgtgtgtgtgtgtgtgtgtgtgtgtgtgtgtgtgtgtgtgtgtgtgtgtgtctctgtgtgtgtgtgtgtgtgtgtgtgtgtgtgtgtgtgtgtgtgtgtgtgtgtgtgtgtgtgtgtgtgtgtgtgtgtgtgtgtgtgtgtgtgtgtgtcagatccaGCTTATGTAAATTGTTATGACACAACATGATGGATGGACTGTTTGTCTTTCCGTCGTTTTTGTGTGCTGTCTTCCTCACACCATCAGGACCGCTGCCACTATTCTGAGACATCAAGGTGTTTCTTAACTGGTTTTGTCCTTTTTGATGCCTCCTCAGAACCCAAGTCCCCTAGGAAAAATGTTGTCTCAACTGTAACGTgcttttgtgtttttgttttcatatagaggagctggagaaagagagggacccAGCCTATTGGAATGCTCAGGCCAAGGAGACACTCCAAGCCGCGCTGAGACTCCGCCCCCGAATGCACCGCGCCAAGAACATCATCCTCTTCCTGGGGGACGGTAAAGAGGCAGAACCATAGACATACGATAACCAGATGGTGTTTATGTAAAGCACGGCATTATCTGGCACTGCAGAGCACAGCCACTTTACTATCTAGCACAGGGATTTCTTTGTCAATTACAGGAGTTACACTGGAGGAATACCGTTGGATAAATCATTGGAATTGTAGTTATTGAGGCTCAGGCGTGCATCCAACGAACGTGGTTTAAAGAGAGTAGAGCGGCTTTGGGATGCATGCTTAGAGGGACACAAGGTCTCAGTGTTTTTGTCATTGGCTGACAGAATTTCTACTCTGCATGAAAGGTCTATTTTGTTATATTTATGGGGaagttcttcttctccttcttctccttcttctccttcttcttcttcttgtccttcttcttcttctccttctccttctccttctccttcttctccttcttcttcttcttcttagtgcattcatcttaattaAAACAGCTAGGTGAGACATCCACATATCACAAGCACCTTACAGTCACAGCAAATAcaattttcctcaataaagtagacATTAGCAAAGTCAGAACTTGTCTGAAATGAAGAGTAATGTAAGTGTCAGGGGGGgatcatttcgctacactcgcattaacatctgctaaccatgtgtatgtgacaaataaaaatgtgatttgatttgatttgtatttaATTAAGATAATTtttgaagaggtttcagatgttttcagaagatgggcagggactctgttgtactagcttcagggggaagctggttccatcATGAAGGGGGACAGGACAGAGAaaagcttggactgggctgagcggagcggaagggccaagagaccagaggtggcagaacggagtgctcgggctggggtgtagggtttgagcatagcctgaagttagggaggggcagttcctcgtGCTGTTccgtaggcaagtaccatggtcttaTAGTGCAtgtgagcttcgactggaagccagtggagtgtgcggagaagcagggtgacatgggaaggttgaacaccaggcgggctgcagAGTTCTGGATAAGtcgcaggggtttgatggcacacgCAGGGAGcccagcgagttgcagtagtccggatgggagatgacaagtgacTGAACTAGGACCTGATCCGTTTCCTGTCTGacgtagggtcgtactctacgaacgttgtagagcatgaacctgcaggagtagTTAAAAAAACATCACTGTTTTGATGTTttcagagaacgacagggtgctGTCCaaggtcacgccaaggttcttagttaAGCCCTTTTGTAAGGAAAAACTCATTATGATTGGCTGggactggctccccagtgggtcggTCTGGcttccaagtgggtgggcctatgccctcccaggccaacATATGGCTTCAcccattcccagtcatgtgatatccatgaattagggcctcatttatttatttacatctttatatgaactgtaattcagaTATTTTAAATGGTTGTATGTTGTGtctatatttgtgttcagtataaATAGAATTGTATCAATATAAGAGGCTTCTCAATTGAAAACATGAGGAAAATAGTTGTGTTAGGCCTTAGAACATATTAATGAGGGTGGATGACATAATTGTCATCTCATTGGTCACTCAGGAATGGGTGTGTCCACTGTGTCTGCGGCTCGCATCCTGAGGGGCCAGATGGAAGGAAGGTCGGGAGAGGAGACAGTGCTCGCCATGGATGCCTTTCCGTACGTCGCGCTCTCTAAGGTCGGATGGAACCCTGCTCTATTCTCACCCTAAACGCCTCACTATGCATCCATTCAATTCACTCAGTCCTTGGTTTCATTTCAGGAAGATGTTCTGCATGCTCTGTTCTCTTGACGTGTTGTATCTTGTCGTTTTTCCACCCTACTACAGCTCAGCTCTTGGTGTTGTTGTAAGAAAATGTTACACAGCTTAATTAAGTTGAATTTGACATTTAAAATGAAAATGCAACCATAACCATTGTGGTGAAAGCAGGAAACACAGAATTTAGGTCTATGGTCAGATAGAAGTTAGCCAAACATAATTCCAGAATCGTTTCATTCTCCATTGAATTCTACACATTTGGATAAGAATTTCCGGTCTCTTCGATGTCCGTTCCAACTTCTCTCACATTCATCAGATAAGGTGCACTGAATGGCAACCAAAATAATGTAGTTTACAGGGACTCAATGACCCttcctttatttttatttttttatgtttccCTAAGATTCCAACCCAAGATAGACTGCAAAGTTGTACGTTATCTTATAAACTAGTGTTTAAGAGTCAAGAAGAGACTTCGGACTTTGGAATTTAGTAGCTATTGCAGCTTAGCTGTTACGCAAAGAGCTCCAAGCCTCTTGGCGAGGTTCCTAGGTGTTGGGGAAAGGTTGTTCCAGTACTTATGTATCGCTATCAtttgagtgtgtatgtgtttgttttgtgccatacagacatacagtgttGATAAGCAGGTAGCAGACAGCGCTAGCACAGCTACAGCGTACCACTGTGGAGTGAAGGCTAACGCTAAGACAGTGGGCCTTAGCGCCAATGCAGTGGCCCACGAGTGCAACACCACGTTTGGGAATGAAGTGTACTCCGTGCTACATCGCGCCAAAGCACAAGGTATGGTGtaccgcaacacacacacacacactcattttatacagacaagcacaaacacactcacacacaaatgcTCACTTACACAACCCATTCACAGCCACCCCATACACATTCCATTGCACAATTGACCCTTCGATAAGTCCCGCCCCAACATTTTGGAAAACCAATCGCAACGCTCCGGTGGATAGCAACTGTCGCTAACCTGTTTTGTGTTTGTAGCTATAGTATCGGAGTCGTTGGAGTCAACACTCTCAATTCTGACTCCAATTTGACAAGACTAGACCAAAATGAGATAAAAAATAGCTACAGCTGCAATGTCAGCATAGGCATGGCAAACCTGTTTAGACGATGTCTGGTATATCATCAAAAGTAATTAATCTCAGCACATTTTTGGACTCATTCAGCAGTTTTTTACCTGATTAAGTTGAATACTATTGAAAACACAAGTTGAAAATGATGCTGTCGCTGCTTCCTGTCCGTCCCTTTTGATAAATAGTACAGTTTTAAAGTTTCCAAATCACTAACCAATATGCAGAAACAGTTTGTGATATATTGAAACCTAAACAAAAAAAGTACTATCTACATATACACTCCCCTACATACATTTATTTACTTGGACAGTGAAGCAACATCTTTCactttggctctatactccagcattttggatttcagaTGTTTTAatatgaggcgacagtacagaatgtcaccttttattcgAGGgaattttcatacatatctgtgcGACCTTTAGAATTGAATGCACTTGATGTATCTGGTATCTGTATCCCCATTTCAAGGTGTCATAAGTAtgtggacaaattcacttacagtGTTTCAAAGTAGTAAAAAGTGTATTTGGTCAAAATTTTATTTGGTCACAAgtttatttggtcccatattcttgGCAATGAAAAaaacatcaagcttgtgattttACAAACTCgtttggatgcatttgctgtttgttttggttgtgtttcagattattttacGCCCAATAagaatgaatggtaaataatgtactgtGTCATTacggagtcacttttattgtaaataagaatataatgtgtttctgaacacttctacattcatgtggatgctaccacgGTTACGGAAAATAATGAAGGaaatgtgaataatgatgagtgaaaaAGTTACTGATATGGTATGATATTTATACCTCGTAACTTTCAATTTAACCTTTTACTGCGGTGGGCTAAATGAAGTAGAaagaaaggggatatctagtcagttgtacaaccgaatgcattcaactgaaatgtgtcttctgcatttaacccaacccctctgaatcagagagcggtggaaggctgccttaatcgacattcaCATCTTTGGCGCGTGGGGAACAGGGGGCTAATTGCCTTGCTCAGGAGTAGAACAACAGAGTTTTAACTTGTCAGCTTGGGGCTTTGATCCAGCATCCTTTTGATTACTGGCTCAACACGCCTAACCACAGGGCTACCTGCCACCAGAGTCACAtggagtgtttcttggtagtcttaaacaaatctactttgaaacaaaagtatacacctcacacacatagtTATGGACTTAAAAAAATAAGATacttgtaccatgtcagatatagagtttgcatcccaatattacctTTCATAtatatcacagaagactgaaatataacaaaactgtttgacatagaaacacacaaTTTTCgcagtaaaaaaataataattttatcTTTATTAATTATGAATTTCTAAAATATAATAGTAACATTTCACACATGAGGCTGAAGGGGCCGCTTTTGGTCATTGACTTCGGGAAAGGGTTATGAAGACagtatacaggtaactgccaaaaaagggaagcacttgagtaaatgagagaTACCAAGTACAATATACTGAAAGCAGGGGCTTCCACACATGGTCAAGTAAAAAAATGCTGGGCAGGACATTATTTtgtctaccatggctatgccactATAGGATGACAATGTCCCCATCCACAGCGCACGAGAGGTACCTGAATGCTTTAATGAGCATGTAAacaatgtaaaccatatgccattgctgtctcagtcaccagatctcaacccgaTTTAACACTGATGGGAGATTCTGGAAcggtgcctgagacagcgttttccaccaccgtTAAAAAAATACATTCTAATGATGGAATtgattgtggaagaatggtgtcgcatcccttcaatagagttccagacactctaTGAGTTcttcaatagagttccagacactctaTGAGTTattcaatagagttccagacactctaTGAGTTcttcaatagagttccagacactctaTGAGTTtttcaatagagttccagacactcgaTGAGTTcttcaatagagttccagacactctaTGGGTTcttcaatagagttccagacattcTATGAGTTcttcaatagagttccagacactgtaTGAGTTcttcaatagagttccagacattcTATGAGTTcttcaatagagttccagacactctaTGAATTcttcaatagagttccagacactctaTGAGTTcttcaatagagttccagacactctaTGAGTTcttcaatagagttccagacactctaTGAGTTcttcaatagagttccagacactctaTGAGTTcttcaatagagttccagacactctaTGAGTTattcaatagagttccagacactctaTGAGTTcttcaatagagttccagacactctaTGAGTTCTTCAATAGAGTTccagaatctatgccaaggtgtatTGACGCTGTTCTGGCTTGTGGTTGCCCAAGACCCTATAaggacactttatgttggtgtttcctttattttggcagttacctgtatgttaacCACAAATTATTGCCACaattacagtaacagtcaaaagtttggacacacctactcattcaagggtttttctttatttttcactattttctacattgtagaataatagtgaagacatcaaaactatgaaataacacatatggaatcatgtagtaaccaaaaaggtgttaaacaaatctaaatatattctgTAAATGAgaatattcaaagtagccactccttgccttgatgacagctttgcacactcttggcattatctcaaccagcttaatgaggtcGCCACCAGGAATCCATTTCAATtggcaggtgtgccttgttaaaagttcatttgtggaatttttccctcttaatgcatttgagccaatcagctgtgttgtgacaaggtaggggtggcatatagaagatagccctatttggtaaaagatcaagtccatattatggcaagaacagctcaaaaaagcaaagagaattgacagtacatcattactttaagacataaaggtcagtcaatatggaaaatttgTGCacttcgcaaaaaccatcaagcgcaatgatgaaactggcactcatgaggaccgccacagaaaaggacgacccagagttacctctgctgcagaggataagttcacatctcaacatcaactgttcagaggagactgtgtgaatcaggccttcgtggtcaaattgcggcaaagaaaccactactaaaggacaccaataagaagaagagacttgcttggtccaagaaacaaGAGCGAtgaacattagaccagtggaactctgtcctttggtttgatgagtccaaatttgtgatttttgtttccaactacttttcacaaaaaaaaaaaaaaatatatatatatatatatatatatatatatattgtgagacacagagtaggtgaatggatgatctccgcatgtgtggttcccaccgtaaagcatggaggaggaggtgtgatggtgtgcgggtgctttgctgtttacactgtcagtgatttatttagaattcaaggcacacttaaccagcatggataccacagtgttctgcagtgatacgtcatcccatctgctttgcccttagtgggactatcatttgtttttcaacatgacCCAAAACCCActttcaggctgtgtaagggcgatttgaccaagaaggagggtgatggagtgatgcatcagatgacctggcctccacaatcacccgacctaaacccaattgagatgatttgggatgggttggactgcagagtgaaggaaaagaggCAGTGgtttaaagtacttaagtaaaaatacttcaaaGTACTACTTAACTAGGTTTtcggggtatctgtactttactatttatatttttgacaacttttacttcactacattcctaatgaaaataatgtactttttactccatacattttccatgacaccTAAAAGttatcattacattttgaatgtttggagggaaatatatatttttaacatttaaaaatagatgggccgtctggtttgcttaatataaggaattggaaatgatttatactttgaCTTTTGTACACAACTgtttttagcaattacatttacttttgatacttaagtatatttaaaactaaatacttttatacttttacacaagtaatattttactgggtgacttacttgtgtcattttctattaaggtatctttactttttctTAAGtttgacaattgagtactttttctaccactgaaatgcagccaacaaagcatatgtgggaactccttcaagactgttagaaaagcattccaggtgaagctggttgagagaatgtcaagagtgtgcaaagctggcatcaagacaaagggtggctactttaaagaatctaaaatatattttaaattgtttaacactttcttggatactacatgatcccataagtgttatttcatagtgttgatgtctttcgTAGTGTTgatgttctacaatgtagaaaattgtaaaaacaaagaaaaacccttgaatgagtatgtgtgtccaaactttgactggtactttatataTACTGTGTGTCTCACTAGCTTAATTACCATTTAAAGAGTTAAAAAATGCTATTTTGCTAAATTTAACTGGGCGCTCTAGAAAGAGCTCCCATAGTGACTGTGCAGCAGCCCATTCATTCCACTTCTCTAGTTAGTGTGTGCCTGCACCCTAATGATCTGGGTAATTGATTAGCAATACACATGGAGCCTTCTTACAATCTCTACTTACCAAAATATTCAAGGATAATCAGTAACCTACGTCTAGCTACCTAGACAGGGCTTTTGGAGTCAACTCCGACTCTCGGTTGTCCAGAAAATGATGCGAAGTTGCATTGTTTGTTAGCTGGTTAGCTCTCAGTCTTGGTCTTGTCTTCGTCTCAGTGTCTCATTGACCACCATTGCTAACGCTAGCTAGTCAGTTAATATAACTTGTTTTCTCCAAAtgcatgttagctagctaaattagccAACGTTATATTCTAAATACAACTCTCATCTACTGTTGACAGCAGGATATGATTTTTGATTACTAATTAGTTCCAAAATTGGTTAGTAGCTTTGACTGCATGCTGACAATGCATTCAGAGCCATTTAAGACCCATAGCCAGACTACAAACTTCATTTTACCAGGTTTATTTGAGCAATTTTGCCATCAAGCAGTTTTAATGACAGTTCAACAAAAGCGAGTCTCCAGATTAGCAAGGGGTAGTTTGTTGTTTGATTTCATTGTCAAAAACACCGTTTGAGTTCATCGACAGGGGTTTTCTCCAGTAGGTCCAAAGGGTCATTGAAACGGTTGATTGAGGTAGCAGCAGTAACAAAAGGGGGCAGGGCTTACAAATGGTCAAGGTTCActatcattatatatatatattgtatccacaccctcacacactccaccatagatagatagatgaggaTGATAGGATTGCAAGGTTATCTAAAGTGCAATGTTCTCAACTCATTATCTACTGTGTCTGGGAGTAAAACGATCATCTGATATTAAGTGacccttaaaggcccagtgcagtcaaaattatatattttcctgtgttttatattatATTTTACAACAGCagatgaaactaacactgtaaaacTGTGAACAAATTCCTCATAGTTGCTGTTTGAAAATAAAATGgacacaggaccttctaatcagcaggttagCTTGGGTGGGAGTTTCggctttccatggtgacatcaccatgtggtaaattggttaatagaccaataacaaaaagagttccaaacctctctgccaataacagctagttttcccttTTCCcgtccccactcagaccactcccaggcaGTTGTAGCACatttcttgcttgagaaatagttTTTGCTAAAAAAGcattttttgcccattttaatggaaatctattactgtaaggtacttaattgttacacaGAAAAgtatttgatattgatataaaatggctgcattgggcctttaagacCCATAACCCTTATACTTCTTAATCATTGATTCTTATATTTACGGCCGGGATTCATTCCAAAACAGATTAAGAACCTGCACACAATAAAATACTTTTAAACGCAATTTCCCAGGCATCTGTGGACATTGAGTTGATAGTAACCATGCTGTAGATGTAGACTCAAGAATAAATCAGTTTgtgagcggcaggtagcctagtggttggctAGTAACCAAAGGTTGCTAGTTCCAAACACTGAGCCGACTATGTGAAAATTCTGTTGCTCCTGTTAGTCACTAAGAATAAGAGCGTCTATTTAAAATGTTTGTATGCCTCAATATAATTTCATAGATGAGTACCATTGTAGAATCAGAAGTTTTTGTGTCAGTGAATAATGTGTGCATGTCTAGGGTGTGGAAGTGTGCCCTAATATAAACAATGTACACCTCTATGTTTGTCAATGGGATATGTGTTCCAGGGAAGTCAGTGGGCATCGTGACCACCACTCGTGTACAGCATGCCTCTCCTGCTGCCGCCTATGCCCACTCAGTGAGCCGCAGCTGGTACAGCGATGCTGACATTCCCTCTAGTGCCCGCCGACAGGGCTGTGTTGATATTGCCACACAGCTGGTGACCAACGTTGACATTGATGTAAGTCTCCATGAAGGCCTTTTATTGGTATCACAGTCTATATATACTATCATCTCATGTAATTGCTTTTCACTGCAGTATTTCCCAAACCTGGTcctaacccactgggcacagatgtcagttcaacgttCAACGtctatttttgatttttttttgatTGAAATTGACAAAATAATTGACCCATGTCATTGTATTTAGGTTAAACGTTGagtgaaaaaaaataaaacacaattCCCTTacgtagattttttttttaaatacaaaaatgTTTCCACgctgattcaatgtcatcacattgTTTTTTTTGGGGTTGTAATGATGTAGAAGCATCATTAATCCCAACCAATGGTTTGCCCAGTGGGAAGAGTTTTTGGGCCCTAGCACTCAAAACAAGGACAGATTTTACTTTTGAGCCCTAGCACTCAAACAAGGACAGATTTTAGTTTTGGGCCCTAGCACTCAAACAAGGACAGATTTTAGTTTTGGGCCCTAGCACTCAAACAAGGACAGATTTTAGTTTTGGGCCCTAGCACTCAAACAAGGACAGATTTTAGTTTTGGGCCCTAGCACTCAAACAAGGACAGATTTTAGTTTTGGGCCCTAGCACTCAAACAAGGACATATTTTAGTTTTGGGCCCTAGCACTCAAACAAGGACAGATTTTAGTTTTGGGCCCTAGCACTCAAACAAGGACAGATTTTAGTTTTGGGCCCTAGCACTCAAACAAGGACAGATTATAGTTTTGGGCCCTAGCACTCAACAAGGACAGATTTTAGTTTTGGGCCCTAGCACTCACAAGGACAGAGAGAGtatttttttgaaactgcactgtcggttacaggctacaagtaagcatttcactgtaaggtgaaacacctgttgtattcggcgcatgtgcctaatacaatttgatttgatttgggagagggtggaggagagaaaataaagaaaacacaatcTGGGGAAATCAGTTCCCCCTGTGGTAACAGTAATCAACATCAAGTATTTAACCTGATTTAGGTGTGTTAGTTCAAGGGAAAACAAGCTGAAATATGCACACCTTtaggtccccaggaccaggattgggaGATACTGTACTACTTACTGTGTGTGGAATGTACACAGTAATATGAAGTATCTTTCTGGTGCATCAGGTTATCCTGGGTGGGGGGCGGATGTATATGACACCAAAGGGAACTCCAGACCCTGAGTACCCCACTTCCTCGTCCCGGAAAGGGGATCGGAAAGATAAGAGGAACCTCATTGACGTCTGGATGAAGGCCCAGCAGGTACACATTGATAATGTCTGTTGTTGGTCACATTGAGGGGATATTGTATGAGCTTTTACACCTAAGGATGTGTTAGTGTTCTGGAAGCTGTTGTCTGCTAGAACCCCACAGAACTGTGTTAGTGTTCTAGAACCTGTTGTCTGTTAGAACCCCACAGAACTGTGTTAGTGTTCTGGAACCTGTTGTCTATTAGAACCCCACAGAACTGTGTTAGTGTTCTGGAACCTGTTGTCTGTTAGAACCCCACAGAACTGTGTTAGTGTTCTGGAACCTGTTGTCTGTTAGAACCCCACAGAAATGTGTTAGTGTTCTGGAAGCTGAACCCCACAGAACTTCAGCCAGTTCCCTTATGAAAGTGGCAAAATAACATTCATGTTCATTCGGGCACACAACGTAAAACTAATTGCAACAGATTTTTTTTTGCAATGGAAAACTTAAATGAGCATTACTAATTGTATTGGTCGCGTACAcgtattttgcagatgttattgcaagtgcagtgaaatgcttgtgtttaaaaaaaaaatctccaacagtgcagtaatacctaacaatgcTAAATAATACCGCAAAtcccaaaaatgtaaataaagaTATCAAtaaatatcagaacgagcaattTCAGAGTCAGGAATATCAATAtatagtgcattctgaaagtattcacacccttgactttttccacgttttgctGTATTACAGCCTGTATTTAAAATTggttaaattgagatttttgtgACACTGGCCTacctaca
This is a stretch of genomic DNA from Oncorhynchus nerka isolate Pitt River linkage group LG25, Oner_Uvic_2.0, whole genome shotgun sequence. It encodes these proteins:
- the alpi.1 gene encoding alkaline phosphatase, intestinal, tandem duplicate 1, coding for MQASPQRWAFRLLPLLLASRLLAVTGSIVTAEEELEKERDPAYWNAQAKETLQAALRLRPRMHRAKNIILFLGDGMGVSTVSAARILRGQMEGRSGEETVLAMDAFPYVALSKTYSVDKQVADSASTATAYHCGVKANAKTVGLSANAVAHECNTTFGNEVYSVLHRAKAQGKSVGIVTTTRVQHASPAAAYAHSVSRSWYSDADIPSSARRQGCVDIATQLVTNVDIDVILGGGRMYMTPKGTPDPEYPTSSSRKGDRKDKRNLIDVWMKAQQHKSSQYVWHRKQFDEINVKTTDRLLGLFEPKDMRFEVFRNASRDPSIVEMTEKAIQILSKNPKGYFLFVEGGRIDHGHHDGVAKLALTEAVMFDRAVQRASRLTRESDTLTVVTADHSHVFTFGGNTPRGNPIFGLAHKKADDRMPFTSILYANGPGYVHVNGTRGNITLVDYYDEEYMQQAAVPLDSETHGGEDVAIYAKGPMAHLFHGVKEQNYIAHAMAYAACIPPYTDCPPHPPASTGHTHTLSGLLLCLASLLWILFR